The Chaetodon trifascialis isolate fChaTrf1 chromosome 17, fChaTrf1.hap1, whole genome shotgun sequence genome has a segment encoding these proteins:
- the pag1 gene encoding phosphoprotein associated with glycosphingolipid-enriched microdomains 1, whose protein sequence is MAPVLSGVWWGPEAGVVGSGAAAATGVASWLGSGQLVLAVTLSTLAALLLVSVLLLLCASCQGQKKTANGQPAGDHENLMNGVSERETISQSADSPATDVAVSSSHNGPLTSGTILTDTQDTSPQPSEEMLSSQSELRSSKCPQDRELPSIPPNNALIGDGPPASGDSTYEVVKEIAAASRDVSAEDSLYETVKELKDPSAQLSLPNGTIQLSPEEPPHHPPALLNGHLSPCTPERGPLCTGVEYASIDLNKKSRHSADMEAKRRSDNASIPSHRPQEEPEEDLPPPVPEKVLDENDNQPVMMNGLAGAGLHNGELHSPLSPAPGFDNRTLSDNESAVYSTVNKTNCDDAVNEEDKEHDYSSIAEIKGLVTASSSSDLYATVRDIYTQPDEPQPGEDPVLDSTDPGYETIRIPKTSSSDDDHRAGLAAEGSDAAKTEPDYESVGELGLGRETSRL, encoded by the exons ATGGCTCCGGTGCTGAGTGGAGTGTGGTGGGGCCCAGAGGCGGGTGTCGTGGGGTCAGGGGCTGCAGCTGCTACCGGGGTGGCGTCGTGGCTGGGCAGTGGGCAGCTGGTCCTGGCCGTCACCCTCAGCACCCTCGCCGCCCTGCTGCTGGTCtctgtgctgttgctgctgtgtgctaGCTGCCAGGG GCAGAAGAAGACAGCCAATGGACAGCCAGCAGGAGACCATGAGAACCTCATGAATGGA gtgtcagagagagagacgatcagccaatcagcagacAGTCCAGCCACTGATGTGGCCGTCAGCAGCTCTCACAATGGTCCTCTAACCAGCGGTACAA TCCTCACGGACACACAAGACACCAGCCCCCAGCCGTCAGAGGAGATgctctccagccaatcagagctcaggtCCTCCAAGTGTCCTCAGGACCGTGAGCTACCCAGCATTCCTCCCAATAACGCCCTCATTGGGGACGGACCCCCAGCCTCAGGGGACAGCACTTATGAG GTGGTGAAGGAGATCGCGGCGGCATCACGTGACGTCAGTGCCGAAGACTCCCTGTACGAGACGGTGAAGGAACTCAAAGACCcctcagcacagctcagcctcCCCAACGGTACCATCCAGCTCAGCCCTGAAGAACCTCCCCATCATCCCCCTGCGCTTCTCAACGGCCACCTCAGcccctgcacacctgagcgGGGACCCCTGTGCACAGGGGTGGAGTACGCCTCCATCGACCTGAATAAGAAGAGCCGTCACAGCGCCGACATGGAGGCCAAAAGGCGCTCTGACAATGCCAGCATTCCCTCGCACAGGCCTCAGGAGGAACCAGAGGAGGACTTGCCTCCGCCGGTACCCGAGAAGGTtctggatgaaaatgacaaccAGCCAGTGATGATGAATGGGCTGGCGGGGGCTGGGCTGCACAACGGAGAG ttacactcccctctgtctcctgcacCAGGGTTCGACAACCGCACTCTGTCAGACAATGAG tcAGCAGTGTATTCCAcagtcaacaaaacaaactgcgACGACGCCGTGAACgaggaagacaaagagcacGACTACAGCAGCATCGCGGAGATCAAAGGCCTCGTCACGGCCTCTTCCTCCAGTGACCTCTACGCCACTGTCCGAGATATCTACACGCAGCCCGACGAGCCCCAGCCGGGGGAAGACCCCGTCCTGGACAGCACGGATCCCGGCTACGAAACCATCCGCATCCCAAAGACTAGTAGCTCGGATGATGACCACAGGGCAGGGCTGGCAGCGGAGGGGTCAGACGCTGCCAAGACGGAGCCCGACTACGAGAGCGTCGGAGAGTTGGGTCTGGGCCGGGAAACATCCCGCCTCTGA